One Candidatus Methylomirabilota bacterium DNA segment encodes these proteins:
- the metH gene encoding methionine synthase has translation MSRIPERSARFMAAFRERILVLDGAMGTMIQARNLSADDFGGAALEGCNEHLTLTRPDVIREIHEAYLDAGADLISTNSFGCAPYVLAEYGLSDRCEEICRAAARIAREAADTRSTLERSRFVIGAMGPGTRTITVTGGVTFDEVREGYRAQARGLIAGGVDALLLETSQDTLNVKAAAMGVREAMAEAGVGLPLMVSGTIEPMGTMLAGQGVDAFHASLEHLGLFSIGLNCATGPEFMTDHLRSLAGLATCLVTVYPNAGLPDERGHYEETPESLALKMRRFVDEGWVNMVGGCCGTTPAHTRALARLVEGHPPRRPAERLAPAVSGIEVVYPADDNRPLLVGERTNVIGSRKFKDLVVEERFEEAAEVGRAQVRGGGQVLDVCLANPDRDEHADMLRFLDRLTRKVKAPLMIDSTDAAVIEAALRLCQGKAIVNSINLEDGEERFEKVVPLLRAYGAAVVVGCIDENKQQGMAVSRERKLEIAQRSFDLLTGKYGLPARDLIFDPLVFPVGTGDANYLGSAVETIEGLRAIKERFPESRTILGISNVSFGLPPAGREVLNAVFLYHCTKAGLDYAIVNTERLERYASIPEEERRLAEDLIWMRGEDPVAAFAAHFRGRTKQARAGGGTLPLDERLARYIVEGSRDGLIADLEEKRASAAPLDIINGPLMKGMEEVGRLFNDNQLIVAEVLQSAEAMKTAVAHLEQFMEKAESATRGSIVLATVKGDVHDIGKNLVEIIWKNNGYRVINLGIKVPPEDLIAAYHAHKPDAFGLSGLLVKSAQQMVVTAQDLRAAGIDIPLFVGGAALTRKFTATRIAPEYPGATLYAKDAMDGLDLANRLFSATSRDTLLAEISAQQETLRAGRDAGAVAPAAPASSAARSAVSITVPVPAPPDLELHVLRDVPLSHIYPYVNLQMLLGKHLGLKGAVGRLLEDGDPKALELRDMVADLQREAAARTWLRADGLYRFYEARGEGNDLVLHEGGREVARFRFPRQPAGERLCLADYVRPAASGERDYVALLAVTCGAGVRRLSEQWKEAGQYLRSHALQALAIESAEAFAEMLHARLRTQWGFPDPPDTTMADRFKARYRGLRVSPGYPACPELSDQRIIFDLLGPERIGLGLTETFMMDPEASVSAIVFHHPEAKYFKADGSPSAD, from the coding sequence ATGTCACGAATTCCGGAGCGCAGCGCGCGCTTCATGGCCGCGTTCCGCGAGCGCATCCTCGTGCTCGACGGCGCCATGGGCACGATGATCCAGGCGCGTAATCTCTCGGCCGACGACTTCGGCGGCGCCGCGCTCGAGGGCTGCAACGAGCACCTGACCCTCACGCGCCCCGACGTCATCCGCGAGATCCACGAGGCCTATCTCGACGCCGGCGCCGATCTGATCTCGACCAATTCGTTCGGCTGTGCCCCCTATGTACTGGCCGAATATGGACTCTCGGACCGGTGCGAAGAGATCTGTCGAGCCGCCGCGCGCATCGCCCGGGAGGCCGCGGACACCCGATCGACGCTGGAGCGGTCGCGCTTCGTCATCGGCGCCATGGGGCCGGGCACGCGCACGATCACGGTCACCGGCGGCGTCACGTTCGATGAGGTGCGCGAGGGCTATCGCGCCCAGGCGCGCGGCCTGATTGCGGGAGGCGTGGACGCCCTCCTCCTCGAGACCAGCCAGGACACGCTGAACGTCAAGGCCGCCGCCATGGGTGTGCGCGAAGCGATGGCCGAGGCCGGCGTTGGCCTGCCCCTGATGGTCAGCGGGACGATCGAGCCGATGGGGACCATGCTCGCAGGGCAGGGCGTGGATGCCTTCCACGCCTCGCTGGAGCACCTCGGCCTCTTCTCGATCGGGCTCAACTGCGCCACGGGTCCCGAGTTCATGACCGACCACCTGCGCTCGCTGGCGGGGCTCGCCACATGCCTGGTGACCGTGTACCCGAACGCCGGACTGCCCGATGAGCGCGGTCACTACGAGGAGACGCCCGAGAGCCTGGCCCTGAAGATGCGGCGCTTCGTCGACGAGGGCTGGGTCAACATGGTGGGCGGCTGCTGCGGCACCACCCCCGCGCACACGCGCGCGCTCGCGCGCCTGGTGGAGGGCCATCCGCCGCGCCGTCCCGCCGAGCGCCTCGCCCCCGCGGTCAGCGGCATCGAGGTCGTCTACCCCGCCGACGACAACCGGCCCTTGCTGGTGGGCGAGCGCACCAACGTGATCGGCTCGCGCAAGTTCAAGGATCTGGTCGTGGAGGAGCGCTTCGAGGAAGCCGCGGAGGTGGGCCGCGCCCAGGTGCGCGGCGGCGGCCAGGTGCTGGACGTGTGCCTGGCCAATCCCGACCGCGACGAGCACGCCGACATGCTGCGCTTCCTCGACCGCCTCACCCGCAAGGTGAAGGCCCCGCTCATGATCGACTCCACCGATGCCGCCGTCATCGAGGCGGCGCTTCGTCTCTGCCAGGGCAAGGCAATCGTCAACTCGATCAACCTCGAGGACGGCGAGGAGCGCTTCGAGAAGGTGGTGCCGCTGCTCCGCGCCTACGGCGCCGCGGTGGTCGTCGGCTGCATCGACGAGAACAAGCAGCAGGGCATGGCGGTCTCCCGCGAGCGCAAGCTCGAGATCGCCCAGCGGTCGTTCGACCTCCTCACGGGGAAGTACGGCCTGCCCGCGCGCGACCTGATCTTCGACCCGCTGGTGTTCCCGGTGGGCACCGGCGACGCGAACTACCTCGGGTCGGCGGTGGAGACCATCGAGGGGCTGCGCGCGATCAAGGAGCGCTTCCCCGAGTCCCGGACCATCCTCGGCATCTCCAACGTCTCGTTCGGGCTGCCCCCCGCGGGCCGTGAGGTGCTGAACGCGGTGTTCCTCTACCACTGCACCAAAGCCGGGCTCGACTACGCCATCGTCAACACCGAGCGGCTCGAGCGCTACGCCTCGATCCCCGAAGAGGAGCGGCGGCTCGCCGAGGACCTCATCTGGATGCGGGGCGAGGATCCGGTCGCCGCCTTCGCCGCCCACTTCCGGGGCCGGACCAAGCAGGCGCGGGCGGGCGGCGGCACGCTGCCCCTCGACGAGCGCCTCGCCCGGTACATCGTGGAGGGCTCGCGTGACGGCCTCATCGCCGATCTGGAGGAGAAGCGGGCGAGCGCCGCGCCGCTCGACATCATCAACGGGCCCCTGATGAAGGGCATGGAGGAGGTCGGTCGGCTCTTCAACGACAATCAGCTCATCGTGGCCGAGGTGCTGCAGTCCGCCGAGGCCATGAAGACGGCGGTCGCCCACCTCGAGCAGTTCATGGAGAAGGCGGAGAGCGCCACCCGGGGCAGCATCGTGCTCGCCACCGTCAAGGGCGACGTGCACGACATCGGCAAGAACCTCGTCGAGATCATCTGGAAGAACAACGGCTACCGCGTGATCAACCTCGGGATCAAGGTCCCGCCCGAGGACCTCATCGCCGCGTATCACGCCCACAAGCCGGACGCCTTCGGCCTCTCCGGCCTCCTCGTGAAGTCGGCGCAGCAGATGGTGGTGACGGCGCAGGATCTCCGCGCCGCCGGCATCGACATCCCCCTCTTCGTGGGGGGCGCGGCGCTCACGCGGAAGTTCACCGCGACCCGGATCGCCCCCGAGTACCCCGGCGCCACGCTCTATGCCAAGGACGCGATGGACGGGCTCGACCTCGCCAACCGTCTGTTCAGCGCCACCAGCCGTGACACCTTGCTGGCCGAGATCTCGGCGCAGCAGGAGACCCTCCGCGCGGGCCGCGATGCGGGCGCGGTGGCGCCGGCGGCGCCCGCCTCGAGCGCCGCGCGCTCCGCCGTCTCCATCACCGTGCCGGTGCCCGCCCCGCCCGACCTCGAGCTCCACGTCCTGCGCGACGTGCCGCTCAGCCACATCTACCCGTATGTGAATCTCCAGATGCTGCTCGGCAAGCATCTCGGCCTCAAGGGCGCGGTGGGGCGACTGCTCGAAGACGGCGATCCCAAGGCGCTGGAGCTGCGCGACATGGTCGCCGACCTACAGCGCGAGGCGGCCGCGCGGACCTGGCTGCGGGCCGACGGCCTCTACCGCTTCTACGAGGCCCGCGGGGAGGGCAACGATCTCGTGCTCCACGAAGGCGGCCGTGAGGTGGCCCGCTTCCGCTTCCCCCGTCAACCCGCGGGCGAGCGCCTGTGCCTGGCCGACTACGTCCGTCCCGCGGCCAGCGGGGAGCGCGACTACGTGGCGCTGCTCGCCGTGACCTGCGGCGCGGGGGTGCGGCGGCTCTCCGAGCAGTGGAAGGAGGCGGGGCAGTATCTCCGCTCGCACGCGCTCCAGGCCCTCGCGATCGAGAGCGCGGAGGCCTTCGCGGAGATGCTCCATGCTCGGCTGCGCACCCAGTGGGGCTTCCCCGATCCGCCCGACACCACGATGGCCGACCGCTTCAAGGCGCGCTATCGCGGGCTGCGCGTGTCGCCCGGCTACCCCGCCTGCCCCGAGCTCAGCGATCAGCGCATCATCTTCGATCTGCTCGGCCCTGAGCGCATCGGCCTTGGACTCACCGAGACGTTCATGATGGATCCGGAAGCCTCCGTGTCGGCCATCGTCTTCCATCATCCAGAGGCGAAGTACTTCAAGGCCGACGGCTCGCCCTCGGCCGACTGA
- a CDS encoding methyltransferase domain-containing protein, translating into MLQAPASGLSPRFLAFFSEAELRGRRLLDVGCGAGRVTLALAPACRWAVGLDREPSLIAEARERAAQAGLDHVEFDVADVEADEYHPWKPDVVTAHLCASDAIIERASRALPPSGFLAMAAFHVDQWKETGKVSRFAYDETRLRASLERAGLAVEALEVDADVRRFASVEEALAAAVGLEERWRADGRWFRYVEFLEKGGRTLTRSHLLAKARRP; encoded by the coding sequence ATGCTGCAGGCGCCAGCTTCGGGCCTGAGCCCGCGCTTTCTCGCCTTCTTCTCGGAAGCCGAGCTCCGTGGCCGGCGCCTGCTCGACGTCGGGTGCGGGGCGGGGCGCGTGACGCTCGCCTTGGCGCCCGCCTGCCGCTGGGCGGTGGGGCTCGACCGCGAGCCGTCGCTCATCGCGGAGGCGCGGGAGCGCGCGGCGCAGGCCGGCCTGGACCACGTCGAGTTCGACGTCGCCGACGTGGAAGCCGACGAGTATCACCCCTGGAAGCCGGACGTGGTCACCGCGCATCTCTGCGCATCGGACGCGATCATCGAGCGCGCCTCCCGCGCGCTGCCGCCTAGCGGCTTCCTCGCCATGGCGGCATTTCACGTGGATCAGTGGAAGGAGACCGGCAAGGTCTCGCGCTTCGCCTACGACGAGACGCGCCTGCGGGCCTCGCTGGAGCGGGCGGGCCTCGCCGTCGAGGCGCTCGAGGTGGACGCGGACGTGCGCCGCTTCGCCTCGGTGGAGGAGGCCCTGGCCGCGGCGGTGGGCCTCGAGGAGCGCTGGCGGGCGGACGGACGCTGGTTCCGCTACGTCGAGTTCCTGGAGAAGGGTGGCCGCACGCTCACCCGCAGCCATCTTCTCGCCAAGGCGCGCCGGCCATGA
- the queG gene encoding tRNA epoxyqueuosine(34) reductase QueG — protein sequence MIVDAALTGALKARALELGFDLVAIGPAAPPEHGESFARWVEAGHAGTMGYLARRLPERLDPARVLPEARSVVCVALNYYQGASVDASWSPVARYAWGRDYHDVMTPRLDALARFIEEAAGGRGKCYVDTGPILERDLAARAGLGWVGKNTMLINPALGSWFFIGVLLTTAALAHGEALPDRCGSCRACLDACPTDAFVAPYVLDARRCIAYLTIEHRGPVEPALAARMGGWQFGCDVCQDVCPWNRKAPLTREPAFLPAGPFPSAAEIAAMDDADFARRFAGTPITRPKAAGMRRNAAIALDNAARAGEPA from the coding sequence ATGATCGTGGACGCGGCGCTGACCGGGGCGTTGAAGGCCCGAGCCCTCGAGCTCGGCTTCGACCTCGTGGCCATCGGACCGGCGGCGCCGCCCGAGCACGGTGAGTCGTTCGCGCGCTGGGTGGAGGCGGGCCACGCCGGCACCATGGGCTATCTCGCGCGCCGGCTCCCCGAGCGGCTGGATCCCGCGCGCGTGCTGCCCGAGGCCCGCTCGGTCGTGTGCGTCGCGCTCAACTACTACCAGGGCGCGTCCGTCGATGCCTCCTGGTCGCCGGTGGCCCGGTACGCTTGGGGTCGCGACTACCACGACGTCATGACGCCGCGGCTGGACGCCCTCGCCCGCTTCATCGAGGAGGCCGCGGGTGGCCGCGGGAAGTGCTACGTGGACACGGGCCCCATTCTCGAGCGCGATCTCGCCGCGCGGGCGGGCCTCGGCTGGGTGGGCAAGAACACGATGCTGATCAATCCCGCGCTCGGCTCCTGGTTCTTCATCGGCGTCTTGCTGACCACGGCCGCGCTCGCCCACGGCGAGGCGCTGCCGGATCGCTGCGGCAGCTGTCGCGCCTGTCTCGACGCCTGCCCGACCGACGCCTTCGTGGCCCCGTACGTGCTCGACGCCCGGCGCTGCATCGCCTATCTCACCATCGAGCACCGCGGCCCGGTGGAGCCGGCGCTGGCCGCCCGGATGGGCGGCTGGCAGTTCGGCTGCGACGTGTGCCAGGACGTCTGCCCCTGGAATCGCAAGGCGCCCCTGACGCGGGAGCCGGCCTTCCTGCCCGCGGGGCCGTTTCCCTCCGCGGCGGAGATCGCGGCGATGGACGACGCTGACTTCGCGCGCCGCTTCGCCGGCACGCCCATCACGCGACCGAAGGCGGCGGGCATGCGGCGCAACGCGGCCATCGCGCTCGACAACGCGGCTCGGGCCGGAGAGCCGGCGTGA
- a CDS encoding TIGR00730 family Rossman fold protein, translated as MIAAVTVFCGSSNHVDAKYFDAARELGEKLARRRWRLVYGGGSVGLMGELARTVLAHGGEVTGVIPKALLDLGVGETTLTELVVTEGLRDRKAIMDSRGDAFVALPGGMGTFEEILEVMTLKQLGYHRKPVAVLDLDGYYEPLWTQIQRGIDLGFIKAEYLDVWYPAPDVDALLRYLDAYRPHDYGLKWDSAR; from the coding sequence GTGATCGCGGCGGTCACGGTCTTCTGCGGCTCGAGCAATCACGTCGACGCGAAGTACTTCGACGCCGCCCGGGAGCTGGGCGAGAAGCTGGCCCGCCGTCGCTGGCGCCTCGTCTACGGAGGCGGCAGCGTCGGGCTCATGGGAGAGCTTGCGCGCACGGTGCTGGCCCACGGCGGCGAGGTGACCGGCGTCATCCCCAAGGCGCTGCTCGACCTCGGCGTGGGCGAGACCACGCTCACCGAGCTGGTGGTGACGGAGGGGCTGCGCGACCGCAAGGCCATCATGGACTCACGGGGCGACGCCTTCGTGGCCCTTCCCGGCGGCATGGGCACCTTCGAGGAGATCCTCGAGGTGATGACGCTCAAGCAGCTCGGTTATCACCGGAAGCCGGTGGCGGTGCTCGACCTCGACGGCTACTACGAGCCGCTCTGGACCCAGATCCAGCGGGGCATCGATCTGGGCTTCATCAAGGCCGAGTACCTCGACGTCTGGTACCCCGCCCCCGATGTGGACGCCCTCCTCCGCTATCTCGACGCCTACCGGCCCCACGACTACGGGCTCAAGTGGGACTCGGCGAGGTGA
- the def gene encoding peptide deformylase — MAILKVARLGHPVLRQVAEPIPVDQIRGAEIQRLIDDMIETMREYNGAGLAANQVHTLKQVCVIEVKDNPRYPDAESIPLTVLINPVVTPLTTEMEDGWEGCLSIPDMRGVVPRYGAVRLEALDREGNRIDVVAKEFFARVIQHETDHLRGVVYVDRMKDLSTLTHLAEWNKYWLGIDEQDD; from the coding sequence ATGGCCATATTGAAGGTCGCGCGCCTCGGACATCCGGTGCTTCGTCAGGTCGCCGAGCCCATTCCCGTCGACCAGATCCGCGGCGCCGAGATTCAGCGCCTGATCGACGACATGATCGAGACGATGAGGGAATACAACGGCGCTGGTCTCGCCGCCAACCAGGTGCACACCCTCAAGCAGGTCTGCGTCATCGAGGTCAAGGACAACCCCCGCTATCCGGACGCCGAGTCCATCCCGCTCACCGTCCTCATCAATCCCGTGGTGACGCCACTCACCACCGAGATGGAAGACGGCTGGGAGGGTTGCCTGTCGATCCCGGACATGCGCGGGGTGGTTCCGCGCTACGGCGCGGTGCGCCTGGAAGCCCTCGACCGCGAGGGCAACCGGATCGACGTGGTCGCCAAGGAGTTCTTCGCCCGCGTCATCCAGCACGAGACCGATCACCTGCGCGGCGTCGTCTACGTCGACCGCATGAAGGATCTCTCGACCCTCACTCATCTTGCGGAGTGGAACAAGTACTGGCTGGGGATCGACGAGCAGGATGACTGA
- a CDS encoding ferritin-like domain-containing protein produces MTADAFVAELDAANQKILARLAPDATLRPEVEGAMNVVNLLKVALKNEIEATEIAARWLVKTDDVQVKMAFARQAGDEAKHYRMIADRLRELGFDARGFDPLGKGFGPLFQYLDALETTVERVAAGQFTREAIAVVKNRQFIEFCERAGDRATATLYKDVIEPDERFHHELGRSILLRLATTSEAQAAARRAAARTLELAEELQAAALRTAGIHHVPGC; encoded by the coding sequence ATGACCGCGGACGCGTTCGTCGCCGAGCTCGACGCCGCCAACCAGAAGATCCTCGCCCGTCTCGCCCCGGACGCGACCCTCCGGCCCGAGGTGGAGGGGGCGATGAACGTGGTCAATCTCCTGAAGGTCGCGCTGAAGAACGAGATCGAGGCCACTGAGATCGCCGCGCGCTGGCTCGTCAAGACGGACGACGTGCAGGTGAAGATGGCCTTCGCGCGCCAGGCCGGCGACGAGGCCAAGCACTACCGCATGATCGCCGATCGCCTCCGCGAGCTGGGCTTCGACGCCCGTGGCTTCGATCCGCTCGGCAAGGGCTTCGGCCCACTGTTCCAGTACCTGGACGCGCTCGAGACCACGGTGGAGCGGGTGGCTGCCGGCCAGTTCACGCGCGAGGCCATCGCGGTGGTGAAGAATCGCCAGTTCATCGAGTTCTGCGAGCGGGCGGGGGACCGCGCCACTGCCACCCTCTACAAGGACGTGATCGAGCCCGACGAGCGCTTCCACCACGAGCTCGGCCGCTCGATCCTCCTGCGCCTGGCCACCACCTCGGAGGCGCAGGCGGCCGCCCGTCGCGCCGCCGCGCGCACCCTCGAGCTCGCCGAGGAGCTGCAAGCGGCGGCTCTGCGTACCGCCGGCATCCACCACGTCCCGGGCTGCTGA
- a CDS encoding tetratricopeptide repeat protein, whose protein sequence is MSADASLEAWTAEVDRPDRDISLAGAALALSRIEHPELDAARYLGRLDDLARSTARVRSAASPVERLHGLREYLFEEQGFKGNRSDYFDPRNSFLSDVLDRRMGIPISLSLVLIEVGRRLDLPMEGIGLPGHFITGVRLDDAPILLDPFHGGAILTPEACRELVAKALGKRVRLTEASFTPVGNRQFLARMLANLKGIYWRAEQWGKAVQVSDRLLVLDPKAGTERRDRGVALAKAGQYQQGLADWERYLTEFPDAPDNAEMRGHLRRVRQKLAELN, encoded by the coding sequence ATGAGCGCCGACGCCTCGCTCGAGGCATGGACCGCGGAGGTCGATCGCCCCGACCGCGACATCAGCCTGGCCGGCGCCGCCCTCGCGCTCAGCCGCATCGAGCATCCGGAGCTGGACGCCGCGCGCTACCTCGGGCGCCTCGATGACCTCGCCCGCTCGACCGCGCGTGTCCGGAGCGCGGCGAGCCCGGTGGAGCGCCTCCACGGCCTCCGCGAGTACCTGTTCGAGGAGCAGGGCTTCAAGGGGAACCGCTCCGACTACTTCGATCCCCGGAACAGCTTCCTTTCGGACGTGCTCGACCGCCGTATGGGCATCCCGATCTCGCTGTCCCTGGTCCTGATCGAGGTGGGACGGCGGCTCGATCTTCCGATGGAAGGCATCGGGCTGCCCGGCCACTTCATCACCGGGGTGCGCCTGGACGATGCGCCCATCCTCCTCGACCCGTTCCACGGCGGCGCCATCCTCACCCCCGAGGCCTGCCGCGAGCTCGTGGCCAAGGCGCTGGGCAAGCGCGTGCGCCTCACCGAGGCGTCCTTCACCCCCGTGGGCAATCGCCAATTCCTCGCGCGCATGCTCGCCAATCTCAAGGGGATCTACTGGCGGGCCGAGCAGTGGGGGAAAGCGGTGCAGGTGAGCGATCGCTTGCTCGTGCTCGATCCCAAGGCCGGCACGGAGCGGCGCGATCGCGGTGTCGCCCTCGCCAAGGCCGGACAGTACCAGCAGGGCTTGGCGGACTGGGAGCGCTACCTGACGGAGTTCCCCGATGCGCCCGACAATGCCGAGATGCGCGGCCATCTTCGGCGCGTGCGCCAGAAGCTGGCGGAGCTGAACTAG
- a CDS encoding aspartate/glutamate racemase family protein — translation MRVRGGQNLYGFSVGILMLDTQFPRIPGEMGNATTFDFPVRYHRVEGASPDKVVRQGQRALLPAFLEGARFLEREGVRAITTNCGFLAKFQAEMAAAVSIPVFTSALMLVPLVHRMLAPGRAVGILTVDASSLSPDHFAGAGIGPDIPTVVAGLETEKEFTRVMLDNLLELDVEAARAEHLAVVGRMVESHPEIGAIVLECTNMPPYRADIQNLTGLPVFDIVSLVRMIHVAVQHGLPPRPA, via the coding sequence ATGCGAGTTCGCGGCGGCCAGAACCTCTACGGCTTCTCCGTCGGCATCCTGATGCTCGACACACAGTTCCCCCGCATCCCGGGCGAGATGGGCAACGCGACGACGTTCGACTTCCCGGTGCGCTATCACCGGGTCGAGGGCGCCTCCCCCGACAAGGTCGTGCGCCAGGGTCAGCGGGCCCTGTTGCCCGCGTTCCTCGAGGGCGCGCGCTTCCTCGAGCGGGAGGGCGTGCGGGCCATCACTACCAACTGCGGCTTCCTCGCCAAGTTCCAGGCCGAGATGGCGGCGGCGGTGTCCATCCCCGTCTTCACCTCGGCCCTCATGCTCGTGCCGCTCGTGCACCGCATGCTGGCTCCCGGGCGCGCCGTCGGCATCCTCACCGTGGACGCCTCGTCCCTCAGCCCCGATCACTTCGCGGGGGCGGGGATCGGCCCCGATATCCCCACCGTGGTCGCGGGGCTCGAGACCGAGAAGGAATTCACGCGGGTGATGCTCGACAACTTGCTCGAGCTCGACGTGGAGGCCGCGCGGGCCGAGCACCTGGCCGTGGTGGGCCGCATGGTGGAGAGCCATCCGGAGATCGGCGCCATCGTCCTCGAGTGCACCAACATGCCGCCCTATCGCGCGGATATCCAGAACCTCACGGGGTTGCCCGTCTTCGACATCGTCTCGTTGGTACGTATGATTCACGTGGCCGTGCAGCACGGTCTGCCGCCGCGCCCGGCATGA
- a CDS encoding TAXI family TRAP transporter solute-binding subunit codes for MRTRMLSQRLLVLLGAVALIGAASAPVGAQQSLTWTAGAVGGGWYTISGGMAELMREKAGLNIKVIPGGGTQNPVLVQTGEAEIGMGLPPLLGAAFRGEDPYMGKPMPDLRAIAGNMSLNTFHFYVANDSPYAKMTMDEIIKGKKPIRLAISKPGSSDVWVFEKVMVHYGLCSGAKIEDCYKAWEAAGAKFFRGSYSEQAGAFKDRNVDGTFTFLALPGASITEASVGRDLKILAFPKPLLEYLGKFGMGEGVIPAGTYPKAVNGNEPVVSATMGTTITVSSKMSNDTAYTLAKTLNDNADRVRKIHGSLSDYEPSKGHLFLGVALHPGAEKYYREKGWLK; via the coding sequence ATGCGGACCCGGATGCTGTCGCAGAGACTTCTCGTCCTGCTCGGTGCGGTCGCGCTGATCGGCGCCGCCAGCGCTCCCGTGGGCGCTCAGCAGTCGCTCACGTGGACCGCGGGCGCGGTGGGCGGCGGCTGGTACACGATCTCCGGCGGCATGGCCGAGCTCATGCGCGAGAAGGCGGGCCTCAACATCAAGGTCATTCCGGGGGGCGGGACGCAGAATCCGGTGCTCGTCCAGACCGGCGAGGCCGAGATCGGCATGGGCCTGCCGCCCCTGCTCGGCGCCGCCTTCCGCGGCGAGGATCCGTACATGGGCAAGCCGATGCCGGATCTCCGCGCCATCGCCGGCAACATGAGCCTCAATACCTTCCACTTCTACGTCGCCAACGACTCGCCCTACGCAAAGATGACGATGGACGAGATCATCAAGGGCAAGAAGCCCATCCGCCTCGCGATCTCCAAGCCCGGCTCGTCCGACGTGTGGGTGTTCGAGAAGGTCATGGTGCACTACGGCCTCTGCTCGGGCGCCAAGATCGAGGACTGCTACAAGGCCTGGGAGGCGGCCGGCGCCAAGTTCTTCCGGGGCTCCTACTCGGAGCAGGCGGGCGCCTTCAAGGACCGGAACGTGGACGGCACCTTCACCTTCCTCGCGCTGCCCGGCGCGTCGATCACGGAAGCCTCGGTGGGCCGTGACCTCAAGATCCTGGCCTTCCCCAAGCCGCTCCTCGAGTATCTCGGCAAGTTCGGCATGGGCGAGGGCGTGATCCCGGCCGGCACGTATCCCAAGGCGGTCAACGGCAACGAACCGGTGGTGTCCGCCACCATGGGCACGACCATCACGGTGTCGTCCAAGATGTCCAACGACACCGCCTACACGCTGGCCAAGACGCTCAACGACAACGCCGACCGCGTGCGCAAGATCCACGGCAGCCTCTCCGACTACGAGCCCTCCAAGGGCCATCTCTTCCTGGGCGTGGCGCTGCACCCGGGCGCGGAGAAGTACTACAGGGAGAAGGGCTGGCTGAAGTAG